Part of the Clostridia bacterium genome, GCCAGGGCGCCGAGAGCCCCCGCAAGCGCCGCCGTGCCCTCGCAGATGCCGACGGCCTCGCCGCGCACGCTGGGCGGCGTCCGGTAGGCGAGCCAACCCGTGGCGCCGGCCGTCGCCAGGGGGTACATCGGCAGGGTGTAGATGATGGCCGTGGCCAGCGGGTCGCGGACGAGGATGCTGAGCGAGAACATGATCACGTAGCCGAGCGCGGCCGCGCGCAGCACGCGGTGCGGACCGTAGCGGTCGGCCAGCCGCCCGATCGGCCCCAGCACCGCCATGCCCAGCAGGCTAGACCCGCCGAGGGTGAGGCCGACGTCGTCCGTCGACCCGTGCAGGTACTCCGTGAGGTACGGGCCGAGGAGAGCGAAGAACGCCTCGCTGGCGCAGGCCACGAAGAGCACGTACAGGGCCACGCTCAAGACGGCAGGATTCCGCCACGCACGGCCCTGCCCGGCGGCGTGAGGGAACGACCGCTCCGGGCGGAATGCCGCATCCTCACTGGGGACGAGTTCCGTCGCCGGAGACGCCGCCGGCAGTTGCGGCTCAGCCGTGAATCCCGCGCGCGCGAGCGAAGCCGTGGGGGCGCCCACGCCCGGCGTTGCCGCGTCCAAGGGCGGCCTCGACCTGCGTGAAGCTGCCGGCCTCGCCTGCACGATCCACAGTCCAGCGGCGATTAGGCCCGAGCCTGCCGCGACCGCCTGCAACACGTGAGGTAGGACGGCGATGCTGAATTCGCGCACACACACGCTGATGACGATGCTTCCCACGAACCAGCCGGCCGTGCGGGCGCGATAGAAACCCGCGACCGCCTGCGCCGGCCTGTCGGGATGGCGCAGCGTCTGCCACGCCGGCGCGAGACCCGGCACGGCCGCGAGCGCCGCGGCCGTCGCCACCGCCTCGGCCATGAACGGCCCGCTGCCGCGCGTCAGCGACAGGGCGAGCATGAGCGACGCGGCAAGCCCGAGCCCGGAGGCGACCAGCGCGAGCGGCCGCCCGGTCCGGTCGCCCTGCCGGCCCCACGCCGCAGCCATGACGAACGTGACGAGCGACGCCAGGCCCGTGGTGAGCGTGATCCGGGACAGGTGCGCCCAGCCGAGCGTCTCCCGCATGTACAGAGGGCCGTACCCGAAAAACGTCGCGCCAAAGGTGCCCTCCGCCAGCGCCGCCCCCAGCATGAGAACGTGCGCCGGGTCCAGACGAGAAGCCTGCCGCATGTGTCCTCCTATGCGTCCTGACGGGCTACGATCGGCCGGCCGCCCGCGCGAGACGGCTCAAAAGCGCATCCGGCTCCGCCCGCTCGACCGTCCACCCGGACGCGCCGTGCGCGCGCGCGAACGCGTCCAGGGCTGCGCTCAGGCGACGGACGCGGGCGCGATCCGGCGCGACGCCGTCCTCCAGCGCGATGCGCTCGATGCGCAAGGTGGCGGAGCCCCTGTCCAAGCGAGGGTCCAGGCGACCGACGAGGCGGTCGCCTTCCACGATGGGCATCGCGTAGTAGCCGAATGTGCGCTTCTCCTTGGGAGTGTACACCTCCCACGTGTAGGAGAAGCCGAAGAGGTCCTCAAGCCGCCGGCGGGACCAGAGGAGGTTGTCCAGAGGGGGGACGAAGGCCACGAACGGCTGAACGTCGGCGCGATCCAACGCGTCCAGGTGGTCCAGGTCCTCCGCCAGGACGAAGTACGGCCGCCGCAGCCCCTCGACGCGGATCTCGCGGAGGAGGCCTCGGCGCACGTCCTCCTCCGCCCGCCGGCGGCGCTCCGCGGCCGGCATGGCCGTCCAGCCGAAGCGGAAGTCCGACAGGTCGAACACGCGCAGGGCACGGTAGTACTTCCACCGAAGCTCGCGACGGAACGCCTCCAGCGCCTCGGCAAGGCTGGGGAGGCCCCGGACCCCCTCCACCTGGCTCCAGATGTGAGGCGGCAGGACGCGTTCGGGAAGCGCGTATCCCTTCTCGATTCCGGCGCGGCGCGCGACGACGGCCCGCCCTCCCAGGAGAAGCTGGCCCAGGGGCGGGATGCCGTCCGGGCGGGGCGTGTCCCCGGCCGGCATGTACCCCGCGGACCACAATTCCGACGCCGTGCCGAGCTGGCGCGCCGTCTGCCCGGGCGACCGCCCGAGGGCCTCGACGATGCGGTTCAAGGTGTCGACGTCCGTGTTCGGGGAGGCAAGGGCG contains:
- a CDS encoding YcaQ family DNA glycosylase; translation: MAWKGESTLNVGARVLRRLLLWRQGLLQTDEVQPWQAELRGDTGALEAIRRLECVQVDPVSAVAPNHHLVLAARVGGYRAADLEALYPVGRVFEYASNARCVLPTEDLPTYAVVMEHFWRAALASPNTDVDTLNRIVEALGRSPGQTARQLGTASELWSAGYMPAGDTPRPDGIPPLGQLLLGGRAVVARRAGIEKGYALPERVLPPHIWSQVEGVRGLPSLAEALEAFRRELRWKYYRALRVFDLSDFRFGWTAMPAAERRRRAEEDVRRGLLREIRVEGLRRPYFVLAEDLDHLDALDRADVQPFVAFVPPLDNLLWSRRRLEDLFGFSYTWEVYTPKEKRTFGYYAMPIVEGDRLVGRLDPRLDRGSATLRIERIALEDGVAPDRARVRRLSAALDAFARAHGASGWTVERAEPDALLSRLARAAGRS
- a CDS encoding MFS transporter — protein: MRQASRLDPAHVLMLGAALAEGTFGATFFGYGPLYMRETLGWAHLSRITLTTGLASLVTFVMAAAWGRQGDRTGRPLALVASGLGLAASLMLALSLTRGSGPFMAEAVATAAALAAVPGLAPAWQTLRHPDRPAQAVAGFYRARTAGWFVGSIVISVCVREFSIAVLPHVLQAVAAGSGLIAAGLWIVQARPAASRRSRPPLDAATPGVGAPTASLARAGFTAEPQLPAASPATELVPSEDAAFRPERSFPHAAGQGRAWRNPAVLSVALYVLFVACASEAFFALLGPYLTEYLHGSTDDVGLTLGGSSLLGMAVLGPIGRLADRYGPHRVLRAAALGYVIMFSLSILVRDPLATAIIYTLPMYPLATAGATGWLAYRTPPSVRGEAVGICEGTAALAGALGALASGAVADALGLAWVPAASLVSASVGLAIAWFLVGPSEATGSAAPREMPRPAAGR